The Chitinophagales bacterium genome has a window encoding:
- a CDS encoding GxxExxY protein yields the protein MQEEEITYKIIGCAMKVHNTLGNGFQEVIYQRCLAIEMDKAGLNFGREVEQPIYYDGIEVGTRRADFIVENDIVVELKALIQLEDVHIAQAKNYVVAYDRTTGLLINFGANSLQYKKIFNPGCNMG from the coding sequence ATGCAAGAAGAAGAGATAACTTATAAGATCATTGGTTGTGCAATGAAGGTGCATAATACTCTTGGAAACGGATTTCAGGAAGTTATCTATCAGCGTTGTCTTGCCATTGAAATGGATAAGGCAGGACTTAATTTTGGGCGAGAGGTTGAACAACCCATTTACTATGATGGCATAGAGGTTGGTACAAGAAGGGCTGACTTTATTGTAGAAAATGATATTGTCGTTGAGTTAAAAGCTCTGATACAGCTTGAGGATGTGCATATTGCCCAGGCTAAAAATTATGTTGTGGCTTATGACAGGACGACAGGGTTGCTTATAAACTTCGGTGCAAATAGTTTGCAGTATAAAAAGATATTTAATCCCGGGTGTAATATGGGGTAG